In Anticarsia gemmatalis isolate Benzon Research Colony breed Stoneville strain chromosome 5, ilAntGemm2 primary, whole genome shotgun sequence, the following are encoded in one genomic region:
- the LOC142972828 gene encoding zonadhesin-like isoform X5, translated as MAFRTVILIALAASVFVVTCAADDPEASTSSSASSSSSDGSSSATATSSAQSKSKPGKKKCTRVKKCPRNEEFSFCTKSIGRAQYCSQKGQALSYQEDNYSCKEGCVCKEGYLRNDKGICVADRECKPKCGANEQLDECPIDCPSDYCPTSNEDTPACFKSDDYECPEPVCKCTFNHRRAENGTCIPTKECPAFDCSQNPNEEFNPCPFYCPTDDCSQASPTGECPKLFGHLPVLECQPQCRCIKGFWRKDGICVPYAECPPKCGDNEILDDCPVDCPADYCPNSAEDNEKCPKPDVCPPPQCKCAFNYRRAENGTCIPTEQCPPFDCSANPNEEYTPCPPICPSDDCSLPRLTGRCPFRIGIRLECNPKCQCKEGFGRVNGVCTDFNECPDLCPENEQYYFCTDALCRNQKCNQRGLPVGCPSVAYCTKGCVCKDGFYRNRNGTCVAEDQCEPDYCPDNEVYSNCTEALCRAQNCTNRYDPVACPSVSSCTPGCVCEPGYYRNQYGICISNEMCDGDVCSYNEKYTNCTEAVCEPQNCKDRNAPPACPSVSSCSRGCVCQSGFYRNEEGFCVTDDECKAEELCPNPHEEYTSSRIPNCPLLGTCMSIVARIACDKPEVSACVCKGGYLRLNETSSCIKSCECPELAGQSLCQ; from the exons ATGGCGTTTAGAACTGTTATCCTTATCGCTCTAGCGGCCAGTGTTTTTGTTGTGACATGTGCTG CCGATGACCCAGAGGCGTCAACTTCTTCGTCAGCCAGTTCATCATCATCTGATGGCTCCTCTTCAGCTACGGCTACTTCCTCAGCTCAAAGCAAATCTAAACCAGGGAAGAAGAAATGTACCAGAG TGAAGAAATGTCCACGTAACGAAGAGTTCTCGTTCTGTACGAAGTCTATCGGTCGAGCTCAATATTGTTCCCAGAAGGGACAAGCTTTGAGCTACCAAGAAGATAATTACTCTTGTAAAGAAGGATGCGTGTGCAAAGAAGGGTATTTAAGAAATGATAAAGGGATTTGTGTAGCAGATAGAGAAT GTAAACCAAAATGCGGTGCAAACGAGCAACTAGACGAATGTCCCATAGACTGTCCTTCAGATTACTGTCCTACCAGTAACGAAGATACTCCAGCGTGCTTCAAATCTGATGATTATGAGTGTCCAGAACCAGTTTGCAAGTGCACCTTCAATCATCGACGAGCTGAAAACGGAACTTGTATACCGACTAAGGAGTGCC CCGCCTTCGATTGTAGCCAAAACCCTAACGAAGAATTCAACCCGTGCCctttttactgtcccactgacGACTGTTCCCAAGCGTCTCCGACTGGGGAATGTCCAAAATTGTTCGGACACTTGCCCGTACTGGAGTGCCAACCACAATGCAGGTGCATTAAGGGTTTCTGGAGAAAAGATGGAATTTGTGTGCCGTACGCAGAATGTC CTCCAAAATGCGGTGACAACGAGATCCTAGACGACTGTCCCGTAGATTGTCCAGCTGATTACTGTCCGAACTCTGCCGAAGACAATGAGAAATGTCCCAAACCAGATGTTTGTCCACCACCACAATGTAAATGTGCCTTCAATTATAGACGTGCTGAGAACGGCACTTGTATACCTACTGAACAATGTC cACCATTTGACTGCAGCGCTAACCCCAATGAAGAGTACACTCCCTGCCCACCCATCTGTCCTAGTGATGACTGTAGTCTGCCAAGGTTGACTGGCAGATGTCCTTTCAGAATAGGCATCAGGTTGGAATGCAACCCTAAGTGCCAATGTAAAGAAGGTTTCGGTAGAGTAAACGGAGTTTGCACGGATTTCAATGAGTGTC CCGATCTTTGCCCAGAGAACGAGCAATACTATTTCTGTACTGACGCACTGTGCCGAAATCAGAAATGTAATCAAAGGGGCCTGCCAGTGGGCTGTCCGTCTGTCGCCTATTGTACCAAAGGCTGCGTTTGCAAGGATGGCTTCTATAGGAATAGAAACGGAACCTGTGTAGCTGAAGACCAGTGTGAAC cGGACTATTGCCCAGACAACGAAGTGTACAGCAACTGCACAGAAGCGCTCTGTCGTGCACAAAATTGTACGAACAGATACGACCCGGTAGCCTGCCCGTCTGTGTCGTCTTGTACTCCGGGCTGCGTGTGTGAGCCCGGCTACTACAGAAACCAGTATGGAATCTGTATCTCTAATGAGATGTGTGatg GCGATGTCTGTTCATACAACGAGAAATATACCAATTGCACAGAAGCGGTATGTGAGCCGCAGAACTGTAAAGATAGAAACGCCCCCCCTGCTTGTCCGTCCGTCAGTTCCTGTTCCAGAGGATGTGTTTGTCAATCCGGCTTCTATAGAAACGAAGAAGGATTCTGTGTTACTGATGATGAGTGTAAAG CTGAAGAATTATGTCCTAACCCGCATGAAGAGTACACCTCATCTCGTATTCCCAACTGCCCTCTCCTGGGAACTTGTATGTCCATCGTGGCAAGGATCGCTTGTGATAAGCCAGAAGTATCAGCATGTGTGTGCAAGGGCGGCTACCTACGGCTTAATGAAACATCATCCTGTATAAAGTCCTGTGAATGCCCAGAATTGGCTGGCCAATCACTGTGTCAATAA
- the LOC142972828 gene encoding zonadhesin-like isoform X4 gives MAFRTVILIALAASVFVVTCAADDPEASTSSSASSSSSDGSSSATATSSAQSKSKPGKKKCTRGKPKCGANEQLDECPIDCPSDYCPTSNEDTPACFKSDDYECPEPVCKCTFNHRRAENGTCIPTKECPAFDCSQNPNEEFNPCPFYCPTDDCSQASPTGECPKLFGHLPVLECQPQCRCIKGFWRKDGICVPYAECPNICPSNEEYVPCVQGVCRPLNCSQIGEEMCCPDPDCLEECDPGCVCKENYYRNDDGDCVTEEECEPPKCGDNEILDDCPVDCPADYCPNSAEDNEKCPKPDVCPPPQCKCAFNYRRAENGTCIPTEQCPPFDCSANPNEEYTPCPPICPSDDCSLPRLTGRCPFRIGIRLECNPKCQCKEGFGRVNGVCTDFNECPDLCPENEQYYFCTDALCRNQKCNQRGLPVGCPSVAYCTKGCVCKDGFYRNRNGTCVAEDQCEPDYCPDNEVYSNCTEALCRAQNCTNRYDPVACPSVSSCTPGCVCEPGYYRNQYGICISNEMCDGDVCSYNEKYTNCTEAVCEPQNCKDRNAPPACPSVSSCSRGCVCQSGFYRNEEGFCVTDDECKAEELCPNPHEEYTSSRIPNCPLLGTCMSIVARIACDKPEVSACVCKGGYLRLNETSSCIKSCECPELAGQSLCQ, from the exons ATGGCGTTTAGAACTGTTATCCTTATCGCTCTAGCGGCCAGTGTTTTTGTTGTGACATGTGCTG CCGATGACCCAGAGGCGTCAACTTCTTCGTCAGCCAGTTCATCATCATCTGATGGCTCCTCTTCAGCTACGGCTACTTCCTCAGCTCAAAGCAAATCTAAACCAGGGAAGAAGAAATGTACCAGAG GTAAACCAAAATGCGGTGCAAACGAGCAACTAGACGAATGTCCCATAGACTGTCCTTCAGATTACTGTCCTACCAGTAACGAAGATACTCCAGCGTGCTTCAAATCTGATGATTATGAGTGTCCAGAACCAGTTTGCAAGTGCACCTTCAATCATCGACGAGCTGAAAACGGAACTTGTATACCGACTAAGGAGTGCC CCGCCTTCGATTGTAGCCAAAACCCTAACGAAGAATTCAACCCGTGCCctttttactgtcccactgacGACTGTTCCCAAGCGTCTCCGACTGGGGAATGTCCAAAATTGTTCGGACACTTGCCCGTACTGGAGTGCCAACCACAATGCAGGTGCATTAAGGGTTTCTGGAGAAAAGATGGAATTTGTGTGCCGTACGCAGAATGTC CGAACATCTGTCCGAGCAACGAAGAATATGTTCCCTGTGTTCAAGGCGTATGCCGACCATTAAATTGTAGCCAAATAGGGGAAGAAATGTGTTGCCCCGACCCTGACTGTTTAGAGGAATGTGACCCAGGGtgtgtttgtaaagaaaactATTATAGAAATGATGACGGAGATTGCGTTACTGAGGAAGAATGTGAac CTCCAAAATGCGGTGACAACGAGATCCTAGACGACTGTCCCGTAGATTGTCCAGCTGATTACTGTCCGAACTCTGCCGAAGACAATGAGAAATGTCCCAAACCAGATGTTTGTCCACCACCACAATGTAAATGTGCCTTCAATTATAGACGTGCTGAGAACGGCACTTGTATACCTACTGAACAATGTC cACCATTTGACTGCAGCGCTAACCCCAATGAAGAGTACACTCCCTGCCCACCCATCTGTCCTAGTGATGACTGTAGTCTGCCAAGGTTGACTGGCAGATGTCCTTTCAGAATAGGCATCAGGTTGGAATGCAACCCTAAGTGCCAATGTAAAGAAGGTTTCGGTAGAGTAAACGGAGTTTGCACGGATTTCAATGAGTGTC CCGATCTTTGCCCAGAGAACGAGCAATACTATTTCTGTACTGACGCACTGTGCCGAAATCAGAAATGTAATCAAAGGGGCCTGCCAGTGGGCTGTCCGTCTGTCGCCTATTGTACCAAAGGCTGCGTTTGCAAGGATGGCTTCTATAGGAATAGAAACGGAACCTGTGTAGCTGAAGACCAGTGTGAAC cGGACTATTGCCCAGACAACGAAGTGTACAGCAACTGCACAGAAGCGCTCTGTCGTGCACAAAATTGTACGAACAGATACGACCCGGTAGCCTGCCCGTCTGTGTCGTCTTGTACTCCGGGCTGCGTGTGTGAGCCCGGCTACTACAGAAACCAGTATGGAATCTGTATCTCTAATGAGATGTGTGatg GCGATGTCTGTTCATACAACGAGAAATATACCAATTGCACAGAAGCGGTATGTGAGCCGCAGAACTGTAAAGATAGAAACGCCCCCCCTGCTTGTCCGTCCGTCAGTTCCTGTTCCAGAGGATGTGTTTGTCAATCCGGCTTCTATAGAAACGAAGAAGGATTCTGTGTTACTGATGATGAGTGTAAAG CTGAAGAATTATGTCCTAACCCGCATGAAGAGTACACCTCATCTCGTATTCCCAACTGCCCTCTCCTGGGAACTTGTATGTCCATCGTGGCAAGGATCGCTTGTGATAAGCCAGAAGTATCAGCATGTGTGTGCAAGGGCGGCTACCTACGGCTTAATGAAACATCATCCTGTATAAAGTCCTGTGAATGCCCAGAATTGGCTGGCCAATCACTGTGTCAATAA
- the LOC142972828 gene encoding zonadhesin-like isoform X3 has product MAFRTVILIALAASVFVVTCAADDPEASTSSSASSSSSDGSSSATATSSAQSKSKPGKKKCTRVKKCPRNEEFSFCTKSIGRAQYCSQKGQALSYQEDNYSCKEGCVCKEGYLRNDKGICVADRECKPKCGANEQLDECPIDCPSDYCPTSNEDTPACFKSDDYECPEPVCKCTFNHRRAENGTCIPTKECPAFDCSQNPNEEFNPCPFYCPTDDCSQASPTGECPKLFGHLPVLECQPQCRCIKGFWRKDGICVPYAECPNICPSNEEYVPCVQGVCRPLNCSQIGEEMCCPDPDCLEECDPGCVCKENYYRNDDGDCVTEEECEPPKCGDNEILDDCPVDCPADYCPNSAEDNEKCPKPDVCPPPQCKCAFNYRRAENGTCIPTEQCPPFDCSANPNEEYTPCPPICPSDDCSLPRLTGRCPFRIGIRLECNPKCQCKEGFGRVNGVCTDFNECPDLCPENEQYYFCTDALCRNQKCNQRGLPVGCPSVAYCTKGCVCKDGFYRNRNGTCVAEDQCEPDYCPDNEVYSNCTEALCRAQNCTNRYDPVACPSVSSCTPGCVCEPGYYRNQYGICISNEMCDGDVCSYNEKYTNCTEAVCEPQNCKDRNAPPACPSVSSCSRGCVCQSGFYRNEEGFCVTDDECKAEALCPNLHEEYTSSLIPNCPVLGTCKSVFAIIDCDEPEVTACVCKPGFLRLNETSPCVSSCECPEFAGHSSCQ; this is encoded by the exons ATGGCGTTTAGAACTGTTATCCTTATCGCTCTAGCGGCCAGTGTTTTTGTTGTGACATGTGCTG CCGATGACCCAGAGGCGTCAACTTCTTCGTCAGCCAGTTCATCATCATCTGATGGCTCCTCTTCAGCTACGGCTACTTCCTCAGCTCAAAGCAAATCTAAACCAGGGAAGAAGAAATGTACCAGAG TGAAGAAATGTCCACGTAACGAAGAGTTCTCGTTCTGTACGAAGTCTATCGGTCGAGCTCAATATTGTTCCCAGAAGGGACAAGCTTTGAGCTACCAAGAAGATAATTACTCTTGTAAAGAAGGATGCGTGTGCAAAGAAGGGTATTTAAGAAATGATAAAGGGATTTGTGTAGCAGATAGAGAAT GTAAACCAAAATGCGGTGCAAACGAGCAACTAGACGAATGTCCCATAGACTGTCCTTCAGATTACTGTCCTACCAGTAACGAAGATACTCCAGCGTGCTTCAAATCTGATGATTATGAGTGTCCAGAACCAGTTTGCAAGTGCACCTTCAATCATCGACGAGCTGAAAACGGAACTTGTATACCGACTAAGGAGTGCC CCGCCTTCGATTGTAGCCAAAACCCTAACGAAGAATTCAACCCGTGCCctttttactgtcccactgacGACTGTTCCCAAGCGTCTCCGACTGGGGAATGTCCAAAATTGTTCGGACACTTGCCCGTACTGGAGTGCCAACCACAATGCAGGTGCATTAAGGGTTTCTGGAGAAAAGATGGAATTTGTGTGCCGTACGCAGAATGTC CGAACATCTGTCCGAGCAACGAAGAATATGTTCCCTGTGTTCAAGGCGTATGCCGACCATTAAATTGTAGCCAAATAGGGGAAGAAATGTGTTGCCCCGACCCTGACTGTTTAGAGGAATGTGACCCAGGGtgtgtttgtaaagaaaactATTATAGAAATGATGACGGAGATTGCGTTACTGAGGAAGAATGTGAac CTCCAAAATGCGGTGACAACGAGATCCTAGACGACTGTCCCGTAGATTGTCCAGCTGATTACTGTCCGAACTCTGCCGAAGACAATGAGAAATGTCCCAAACCAGATGTTTGTCCACCACCACAATGTAAATGTGCCTTCAATTATAGACGTGCTGAGAACGGCACTTGTATACCTACTGAACAATGTC cACCATTTGACTGCAGCGCTAACCCCAATGAAGAGTACACTCCCTGCCCACCCATCTGTCCTAGTGATGACTGTAGTCTGCCAAGGTTGACTGGCAGATGTCCTTTCAGAATAGGCATCAGGTTGGAATGCAACCCTAAGTGCCAATGTAAAGAAGGTTTCGGTAGAGTAAACGGAGTTTGCACGGATTTCAATGAGTGTC CCGATCTTTGCCCAGAGAACGAGCAATACTATTTCTGTACTGACGCACTGTGCCGAAATCAGAAATGTAATCAAAGGGGCCTGCCAGTGGGCTGTCCGTCTGTCGCCTATTGTACCAAAGGCTGCGTTTGCAAGGATGGCTTCTATAGGAATAGAAACGGAACCTGTGTAGCTGAAGACCAGTGTGAAC cGGACTATTGCCCAGACAACGAAGTGTACAGCAACTGCACAGAAGCGCTCTGTCGTGCACAAAATTGTACGAACAGATACGACCCGGTAGCCTGCCCGTCTGTGTCGTCTTGTACTCCGGGCTGCGTGTGTGAGCCCGGCTACTACAGAAACCAGTATGGAATCTGTATCTCTAATGAGATGTGTGatg GCGATGTCTGTTCATACAACGAGAAATATACCAATTGCACAGAAGCGGTATGTGAGCCGCAGAACTGTAAAGATAGAAACGCCCCCCCTGCTTGTCCGTCCGTCAGTTCCTGTTCCAGAGGATGTGTTTGTCAATCCGGCTTCTATAGAAACGAAGAAGGATTCTGTGTTACTGATGATGAGTGTAAAG CTGAAGCTCTATGTCCTAACCTGCATGAAGAGTACACATCATCTCTTATACCAAACTGTCCTGTACTCGGAACTTGCAAGTCCGTCTTTGCCATAATCGACTGTGATGAGCCAGAAGTAACGGCCTGCGTGTGCAAGCCCGGCTTCCTACGACTCAACGAAACATCACCCTGTGTATCGTCCTGTGAATGCCCAGAATTCGCTGGACATTCATCATgtcaataa
- the LOC142972828 gene encoding zonadhesin-like isoform X2, with protein MAFRTVILIALAASVFVVTCAADDPEASTSSSASSSSSDGSSSATATSSAQSKSKPGKKKCTRVKKCPRNEEFSFCTKSIGRAQYCSQKGQALSYQEDNYSCKEGCVCKEGYLRNDKGICVADRECKPKCGANEQLDECPIDCPSDYCPTSNEDTPACFKSDDYECPEPVCKCTFNHRRAENGTCIPTKECPAFDCSQNPNEEFNPCPFYCPTDDCSQASPTGECPKLFGHLPVLECQPQCRCIKGFWRKDGICVPYAECPNICPSNEEYVPCVQGVCRPLNCSQIGEEMCCPDPDCLEECDPGCVCKENYYRNDDGDCVTEEECEPPKCGDNEILDDCPVDCPADYCPNSAEDNEKCPKPDVCPPPQCKCAFNYRRAENGTCIPTEQCPPFDCSANPNEEYTPCPPICPSDDCSLPRLTGRCPFRIGIRLECNPKCQCKEGFGRVNGVCTDFNECPDLCPENEQYYFCTDALCRNQKCNQRGLPVGCPSVAYCTKGCVCKDGFYRNRNGTCVAEDQCEPDYCPDNEVYSNCTEALCRAQNCTNRYDPVACPSVSSCTPGCVCEPGYYRNQYGICISNEMCDGDVCSYNEKYTNCTEAVCEPQNCKDRNAPPACPSVSSCSRGCVCQSGFYRNEEGFCVTDDECKAEALCPNLHEEYTSSRVPNCPQLGTCASILTTFDCHQPEVTTCVCKFGYLRLNETSPCIPSCECPEFDGHPSCQ; from the exons ATGGCGTTTAGAACTGTTATCCTTATCGCTCTAGCGGCCAGTGTTTTTGTTGTGACATGTGCTG CCGATGACCCAGAGGCGTCAACTTCTTCGTCAGCCAGTTCATCATCATCTGATGGCTCCTCTTCAGCTACGGCTACTTCCTCAGCTCAAAGCAAATCTAAACCAGGGAAGAAGAAATGTACCAGAG TGAAGAAATGTCCACGTAACGAAGAGTTCTCGTTCTGTACGAAGTCTATCGGTCGAGCTCAATATTGTTCCCAGAAGGGACAAGCTTTGAGCTACCAAGAAGATAATTACTCTTGTAAAGAAGGATGCGTGTGCAAAGAAGGGTATTTAAGAAATGATAAAGGGATTTGTGTAGCAGATAGAGAAT GTAAACCAAAATGCGGTGCAAACGAGCAACTAGACGAATGTCCCATAGACTGTCCTTCAGATTACTGTCCTACCAGTAACGAAGATACTCCAGCGTGCTTCAAATCTGATGATTATGAGTGTCCAGAACCAGTTTGCAAGTGCACCTTCAATCATCGACGAGCTGAAAACGGAACTTGTATACCGACTAAGGAGTGCC CCGCCTTCGATTGTAGCCAAAACCCTAACGAAGAATTCAACCCGTGCCctttttactgtcccactgacGACTGTTCCCAAGCGTCTCCGACTGGGGAATGTCCAAAATTGTTCGGACACTTGCCCGTACTGGAGTGCCAACCACAATGCAGGTGCATTAAGGGTTTCTGGAGAAAAGATGGAATTTGTGTGCCGTACGCAGAATGTC CGAACATCTGTCCGAGCAACGAAGAATATGTTCCCTGTGTTCAAGGCGTATGCCGACCATTAAATTGTAGCCAAATAGGGGAAGAAATGTGTTGCCCCGACCCTGACTGTTTAGAGGAATGTGACCCAGGGtgtgtttgtaaagaaaactATTATAGAAATGATGACGGAGATTGCGTTACTGAGGAAGAATGTGAac CTCCAAAATGCGGTGACAACGAGATCCTAGACGACTGTCCCGTAGATTGTCCAGCTGATTACTGTCCGAACTCTGCCGAAGACAATGAGAAATGTCCCAAACCAGATGTTTGTCCACCACCACAATGTAAATGTGCCTTCAATTATAGACGTGCTGAGAACGGCACTTGTATACCTACTGAACAATGTC cACCATTTGACTGCAGCGCTAACCCCAATGAAGAGTACACTCCCTGCCCACCCATCTGTCCTAGTGATGACTGTAGTCTGCCAAGGTTGACTGGCAGATGTCCTTTCAGAATAGGCATCAGGTTGGAATGCAACCCTAAGTGCCAATGTAAAGAAGGTTTCGGTAGAGTAAACGGAGTTTGCACGGATTTCAATGAGTGTC CCGATCTTTGCCCAGAGAACGAGCAATACTATTTCTGTACTGACGCACTGTGCCGAAATCAGAAATGTAATCAAAGGGGCCTGCCAGTGGGCTGTCCGTCTGTCGCCTATTGTACCAAAGGCTGCGTTTGCAAGGATGGCTTCTATAGGAATAGAAACGGAACCTGTGTAGCTGAAGACCAGTGTGAAC cGGACTATTGCCCAGACAACGAAGTGTACAGCAACTGCACAGAAGCGCTCTGTCGTGCACAAAATTGTACGAACAGATACGACCCGGTAGCCTGCCCGTCTGTGTCGTCTTGTACTCCGGGCTGCGTGTGTGAGCCCGGCTACTACAGAAACCAGTATGGAATCTGTATCTCTAATGAGATGTGTGatg GCGATGTCTGTTCATACAACGAGAAATATACCAATTGCACAGAAGCGGTATGTGAGCCGCAGAACTGTAAAGATAGAAACGCCCCCCCTGCTTGTCCGTCCGTCAGTTCCTGTTCCAGAGGATGTGTTTGTCAATCCGGCTTCTATAGAAACGAAGAAGGATTCTGTGTTACTGATGATGAGTGTAAAG CTGAAGCTCTTTGTCCTAATCTGCATGAAGAGTACACATCATCTCGTGTTCCAAACTGTCCTCAACTCGGGACTTGCGCGTCCATCTTGACAACTTTCGATTGTCATCAGCCAGAAGTAACTACGTGTGTCTGCAAGTTCGGCTACCTTCGACTTAATGAAACATCACCATGTATACCGTCCTGTGAATGCCCAGAATTCGATGGCCATCCATCATGTCAATaa
- the LOC142972828 gene encoding zonadhesin-like isoform X1, which translates to MAFRTVILIALAASVFVVTCAADDPEASTSSSASSSSSDGSSSATATSSAQSKSKPGKKKCTRVKKCPRNEEFSFCTKSIGRAQYCSQKGQALSYQEDNYSCKEGCVCKEGYLRNDKGICVADRECKPKCGANEQLDECPIDCPSDYCPTSNEDTPACFKSDDYECPEPVCKCTFNHRRAENGTCIPTKECPAFDCSQNPNEEFNPCPFYCPTDDCSQASPTGECPKLFGHLPVLECQPQCRCIKGFWRKDGICVPYAECPNICPSNEEYVPCVQGVCRPLNCSQIGEEMCCPDPDCLEECDPGCVCKENYYRNDDGDCVTEEECEPPKCGDNEILDDCPVDCPADYCPNSAEDNEKCPKPDVCPPPQCKCAFNYRRAENGTCIPTEQCPPFDCSANPNEEYTPCPPICPSDDCSLPRLTGRCPFRIGIRLECNPKCQCKEGFGRVNGVCTDFNECPDLCPENEQYYFCTDALCRNQKCNQRGLPVGCPSVAYCTKGCVCKDGFYRNRNGTCVAEDQCEPDYCPDNEVYSNCTEALCRAQNCTNRYDPVACPSVSSCTPGCVCEPGYYRNQYGICISNEMCDGDVCSYNEKYTNCTEAVCEPQNCKDRNAPPACPSVSSCSRGCVCQSGFYRNEEGFCVTDDECKAEELCPNPHEEYTSSRIPNCPLLGTCMSIVARIACDKPEVSACVCKGGYLRLNETSSCIKSCECPELAGQSLCQ; encoded by the exons ATGGCGTTTAGAACTGTTATCCTTATCGCTCTAGCGGCCAGTGTTTTTGTTGTGACATGTGCTG CCGATGACCCAGAGGCGTCAACTTCTTCGTCAGCCAGTTCATCATCATCTGATGGCTCCTCTTCAGCTACGGCTACTTCCTCAGCTCAAAGCAAATCTAAACCAGGGAAGAAGAAATGTACCAGAG TGAAGAAATGTCCACGTAACGAAGAGTTCTCGTTCTGTACGAAGTCTATCGGTCGAGCTCAATATTGTTCCCAGAAGGGACAAGCTTTGAGCTACCAAGAAGATAATTACTCTTGTAAAGAAGGATGCGTGTGCAAAGAAGGGTATTTAAGAAATGATAAAGGGATTTGTGTAGCAGATAGAGAAT GTAAACCAAAATGCGGTGCAAACGAGCAACTAGACGAATGTCCCATAGACTGTCCTTCAGATTACTGTCCTACCAGTAACGAAGATACTCCAGCGTGCTTCAAATCTGATGATTATGAGTGTCCAGAACCAGTTTGCAAGTGCACCTTCAATCATCGACGAGCTGAAAACGGAACTTGTATACCGACTAAGGAGTGCC CCGCCTTCGATTGTAGCCAAAACCCTAACGAAGAATTCAACCCGTGCCctttttactgtcccactgacGACTGTTCCCAAGCGTCTCCGACTGGGGAATGTCCAAAATTGTTCGGACACTTGCCCGTACTGGAGTGCCAACCACAATGCAGGTGCATTAAGGGTTTCTGGAGAAAAGATGGAATTTGTGTGCCGTACGCAGAATGTC CGAACATCTGTCCGAGCAACGAAGAATATGTTCCCTGTGTTCAAGGCGTATGCCGACCATTAAATTGTAGCCAAATAGGGGAAGAAATGTGTTGCCCCGACCCTGACTGTTTAGAGGAATGTGACCCAGGGtgtgtttgtaaagaaaactATTATAGAAATGATGACGGAGATTGCGTTACTGAGGAAGAATGTGAac CTCCAAAATGCGGTGACAACGAGATCCTAGACGACTGTCCCGTAGATTGTCCAGCTGATTACTGTCCGAACTCTGCCGAAGACAATGAGAAATGTCCCAAACCAGATGTTTGTCCACCACCACAATGTAAATGTGCCTTCAATTATAGACGTGCTGAGAACGGCACTTGTATACCTACTGAACAATGTC cACCATTTGACTGCAGCGCTAACCCCAATGAAGAGTACACTCCCTGCCCACCCATCTGTCCTAGTGATGACTGTAGTCTGCCAAGGTTGACTGGCAGATGTCCTTTCAGAATAGGCATCAGGTTGGAATGCAACCCTAAGTGCCAATGTAAAGAAGGTTTCGGTAGAGTAAACGGAGTTTGCACGGATTTCAATGAGTGTC CCGATCTTTGCCCAGAGAACGAGCAATACTATTTCTGTACTGACGCACTGTGCCGAAATCAGAAATGTAATCAAAGGGGCCTGCCAGTGGGCTGTCCGTCTGTCGCCTATTGTACCAAAGGCTGCGTTTGCAAGGATGGCTTCTATAGGAATAGAAACGGAACCTGTGTAGCTGAAGACCAGTGTGAAC cGGACTATTGCCCAGACAACGAAGTGTACAGCAACTGCACAGAAGCGCTCTGTCGTGCACAAAATTGTACGAACAGATACGACCCGGTAGCCTGCCCGTCTGTGTCGTCTTGTACTCCGGGCTGCGTGTGTGAGCCCGGCTACTACAGAAACCAGTATGGAATCTGTATCTCTAATGAGATGTGTGatg GCGATGTCTGTTCATACAACGAGAAATATACCAATTGCACAGAAGCGGTATGTGAGCCGCAGAACTGTAAAGATAGAAACGCCCCCCCTGCTTGTCCGTCCGTCAGTTCCTGTTCCAGAGGATGTGTTTGTCAATCCGGCTTCTATAGAAACGAAGAAGGATTCTGTGTTACTGATGATGAGTGTAAAG CTGAAGAATTATGTCCTAACCCGCATGAAGAGTACACCTCATCTCGTATTCCCAACTGCCCTCTCCTGGGAACTTGTATGTCCATCGTGGCAAGGATCGCTTGTGATAAGCCAGAAGTATCAGCATGTGTGTGCAAGGGCGGCTACCTACGGCTTAATGAAACATCATCCTGTATAAAGTCCTGTGAATGCCCAGAATTGGCTGGCCAATCACTGTGTCAATAA